In one Cronobacter dublinensis subsp. dublinensis LMG 23823 genomic region, the following are encoded:
- a CDS encoding helix-turn-helix domain-containing protein, whose protein sequence is MTQPISVIAKSLVRERTRAGLSLAEVARRAGIAKSTLSQLEAGNGNPSLETLWALCVALDIPFARLMEPQVNNTQVIRRGEGPKVVAELANYQAILLATCPPGARRDIYLLLTQPEGERFSHPHPTGSVEHIIVTQGRALVGLVDAPEELNAGDYICYPADQAHIFRALEPDTQAILVAEQN, encoded by the coding sequence ATGACACAGCCAATCAGCGTGATCGCTAAAAGCCTGGTGCGCGAACGCACGCGCGCCGGACTCTCGCTGGCCGAAGTGGCCCGCCGCGCGGGGATCGCCAAATCCACGCTCTCCCAGCTGGAAGCCGGTAACGGCAACCCAAGCCTTGAGACGCTCTGGGCGCTCTGCGTGGCGCTGGATATTCCCTTCGCGCGCCTGATGGAGCCGCAGGTGAATAACACGCAGGTCATCCGCCGCGGCGAAGGGCCGAAGGTCGTGGCGGAGCTCGCTAACTATCAGGCGATCCTGCTCGCGACCTGTCCGCCAGGCGCGCGCCGCGACATCTACTTACTGCTCACCCAGCCGGAAGGCGAGCGGTTTTCGCATCCGCACCCGACGGGCTCGGTGGAACATATCATCGTGACCCAGGGGCGGGCGCTGGTGGGCCTTGTCGACGCGCCCGAAGAGCTTAACGCCGGGGATTACATCTGTTATCCCGCCGATCAGGCGCATATTTTCCGCGCGCTGGAACCGGATACTCAGGCGATTCTGGTAGCGGAACAGAATTAA